The following are encoded in a window of Methylicorpusculum oleiharenae genomic DNA:
- a CDS encoding DUF4160 domain-containing protein: MPTISIFYGIQIMMYFYDNGKHNMPHIHAEYQDDEAVFSILDGEVISGSLPRKQTRLVQAWIELYQESLMIDWKLAVSGQEPFRIEPLR, encoded by the coding sequence ATGCCAACCATATCCATTTTTTACGGTATCCAAATCATGATGTATTTTTACGATAATGGAAAACACAACATGCCCCACATCCACGCTGAATATCAGGATGACGAGGCGGTGTTTTCAATACTGGATGGTGAGGTGATTTCGGGTAGTTTGCCACGTAAACAAACCCGCTTGGTTCAGGCCTGGATTGAGTTATATCAAGAATCTTTAATGATCGACTGGAAATTAGCCGTATCAGGCCAAGAACCCTTTCGCATTGAACCGTTAAGATAA
- a CDS encoding DUF2442 domain-containing protein: MKLIKVEPKDNYILRISLDDDSIVDFDVKAELDRIPCYKPLYDSALFKSVKFKNKRIYWSDQFDFHLDQILERGHFVKIADQEPAKLLN; encoded by the coding sequence ATGAAATTGATTAAAGTAGAGCCGAAAGATAATTATATTTTGCGCATCTCTTTAGATGATGATTCGATAGTTGATTTTGATGTAAAGGCGGAATTGGATCGAATCCCCTGCTACAAACCACTTTATGACTCGGCCTTGTTTAAGTCGGTAAAGTTTAAAAATAAACGGATTTATTGGAGCGATCAGTTTGATTTTCATTTGGATCAAATTTTGGAACGCGGCCATTTTGTGAAAATTGCCGACCAAGAACCCGCGAAACTTTTAAATTAA